One Chryseobacterium sp. StRB126 genomic region harbors:
- a CDS encoding lantibiotic dehydratase family protein, whose translation MARFPYQFFEEYIVRTPLFSNKKFLEAVNKSEISDKELRNKLADHSVFLEGIYLASPDLHEEMTRWLHTEKSLSPNEHQKLKHTLLKYYSRMSTRCTPFGLFSGIGLGKFSEDCKNTISREDNLYTDYLVRDTKLDMYFLVSLAQHFVKKQEIRNKLLFFPNNTIYKVGNKIRYIEYQYIGGKRDYIISSAPLSEELQYVLKFSKQGKTIQELTEILITDEITQEEALEFIEELIDNQVLTSEIEPNVSGRDFLDTIISVLQRLKANEAHILISIKNKLDELDQNIGNPTSSYAEIEKLIVSFGIEYEQKYLFQTDLYHKDKATLSPYWKKELKTAFSFLNKITLAQKNTLLEKFKKDFNVRFEGKELPLQYVLDSEIGLGYKQSASLKGIHPYLDDLILPNSEKNNNLSIELNPVQKVLNEKLQDALLENQYKIELFDDDFKELDEKWDDLPDTISFMTEIISDDDKEKLFLNGSTGSSAATLLGRFCSEKSEIHKLTKTIADKEEAMNPERILAEVIHLPEARIGNVVRRPTIRPYEIPYMAQSVVPEESQIAVDDLYISLQNDRIVLRSKRLNKEIRPYLTNAHNYFHNTLPVYYFLSDLYSQEIRNGLHFNWGGLKDIYKFLPRVEYKNIVLSKASWKILDKDIAFSEELILDKDCFLFELKSWRIKRKIPAWIQWVESDNTLTLNIENYDMALLFIHTIKKKKTIMIEEFLFNENDSFKHEFVFPMYKLK comes from the coding sequence ATGGCCCGTTTTCCTTATCAGTTTTTCGAAGAATATATTGTGCGTACTCCTTTATTTTCAAATAAAAAATTTCTTGAAGCAGTAAATAAAAGTGAAATTTCAGATAAAGAATTAAGAAATAAATTAGCTGATCATTCAGTTTTTCTAGAGGGAATTTATTTGGCCTCACCTGATTTGCATGAGGAAATGACCAGATGGCTTCACACAGAAAAATCACTTTCACCAAATGAACACCAAAAACTAAAGCATACCTTATTAAAATATTATAGCCGGATGAGTACGCGTTGTACTCCATTCGGCTTATTTTCTGGAATAGGTTTGGGGAAATTTAGTGAAGATTGTAAAAATACTATATCACGAGAAGATAATTTATATACAGATTATTTAGTGAGGGATACGAAACTGGATATGTATTTTCTTGTGTCACTGGCTCAACACTTTGTAAAAAAGCAGGAAATAAGAAATAAGCTTTTGTTTTTTCCTAATAATACTATTTATAAAGTAGGGAACAAAATCCGCTATATAGAATATCAATATATAGGTGGGAAAAGGGATTATATCATTTCCTCGGCCCCTCTTTCCGAAGAGTTACAATATGTATTGAAGTTTTCAAAACAAGGAAAGACCATACAGGAACTTACAGAGATTCTGATCACAGACGAAATAACCCAAGAAGAAGCCTTAGAATTTATAGAAGAGCTGATCGATAATCAGGTTCTTACCAGCGAAATTGAGCCTAATGTTTCAGGAAGAGACTTTTTAGATACTATAATTTCTGTTTTACAAAGACTCAAAGCAAATGAAGCTCATATTTTAATTTCTATAAAAAATAAGTTGGATGAATTAGATCAAAATATTGGTAATCCTACTTCAAGCTATGCTGAGATTGAGAAACTCATTGTGTCTTTTGGGATAGAATATGAGCAAAAATATTTGTTTCAAACCGACTTATATCATAAAGATAAAGCAACCTTATCACCCTATTGGAAAAAAGAGCTTAAAACAGCCTTTAGCTTTTTAAATAAAATAACTTTAGCTCAAAAAAATACCCTTTTAGAAAAATTTAAAAAGGACTTTAATGTACGATTTGAAGGGAAGGAGTTACCCTTGCAGTATGTTCTTGATTCCGAAATCGGTCTTGGTTATAAGCAAAGTGCTTCATTAAAAGGAATTCATCCTTACTTAGATGACTTAATACTTCCAAATTCTGAAAAAAATAACAATCTAAGTATTGAACTTAACCCGGTTCAAAAGGTTCTTAACGAAAAATTACAGGATGCATTATTAGAAAACCAATACAAGATAGAGTTATTTGATGATGATTTTAAGGAATTAGATGAGAAATGGGATGATCTACCTGATACAATTTCTTTTATGACGGAGATTATTTCAGACGATGATAAAGAAAAATTATTTTTAAATGGGAGTACAGGAAGTAGTGCAGCAACACTATTAGGGAGATTTTGTTCTGAGAAATCTGAAATCCATAAGTTAACAAAAACTATTGCTGATAAAGAAGAAGCAATGAATCCCGAGCGCATTTTAGCAGAAGTGATTCACTTGCCTGAAGCAAGAATAGGGAATGTGGTGAGAAGACCTACCATAAGACCGTATGAGATTCCTTATATGGCACAGTCTGTTGTACCGGAAGAAAGTCAAATAGCGGTAGATGATCTTTATATCTCACTGCAAAATGATAGAATTGTTTTACGATCTAAAAGGCTTAATAAAGAAATAAGACCTTACTTGACGAATGCCCATAATTATTTTCATAATACTCTACCGGTTTATTATTTTCTTTCTGACCTTTACTCCCAGGAAATAAGAAATGGATTACATTTTAATTGGGGTGGGCTAAAAGATATTTACAAGTTTCTTCCAAGAGTAGAATATAAAAATATTGTCCTTTCAAAAGCTTCCTGGAAAATCCTTGATAAAGATATTGCTTTTTCAGAAGAGTTAATCTTAGACAAAGATTGCTTTTTGTTTGAATTGAAAAGCTGGAGAATTAAAAGGAAAATCCCTGCATGGATTCAATGGGTAGAATCGGATAATACTTTAACGCTGAACATTGAAAATTATGATATGGCCCTGCTTTTTATTCATACGATTAAAAAGAAAAAAACAATCATGATAGAAGAGTTCTTGTTTAATGAGAATGACAGTTTTAAGCATGAATTTGTTTTTCCAATGTATAAATTAAAATAA
- a CDS encoding DUF3810 domain-containing protein, with product MISFFEKFFELQKELHQIAFSWLSFSMGDIIYMILGIVLLYSFIALCKKKSRNTSLLRILIIGNAFYFTYQIFWGMLYFQTPIIKKLSRQDTPEISKAKKLALQYLEKCKLTRASVHEDHNGIFIITNLKAVQQEILFQQTQLPQYISDKKTTHILTIKPSLFKKVMNFTGILGYYNPFTAEAQYNAGLPHTYIPFTTAHESSHQLGFAREQEANFIGYLIGVHSNNPDLRYSTEYFTLKSLLRYIVEEDPEFVKSVIRNYSPGMKRDRAYEKSFAFRHQGWLDDFFGFTNNLFLKSNQQEGSVTYSYFIDLLLNYEK from the coding sequence ATGATTTCTTTTTTTGAAAAATTCTTTGAACTCCAGAAAGAACTTCATCAAATAGCCTTCAGTTGGCTTTCTTTTTCGATGGGAGATATCATCTATATGATATTGGGAATCGTCCTTTTATATAGCTTTATTGCTTTATGCAAGAAGAAAAGCAGGAATACTTCTCTATTAAGAATCCTCATTATTGGAAACGCCTTTTACTTTACTTATCAGATCTTTTGGGGAATGTTGTATTTCCAGACTCCAATCATTAAAAAGCTCTCCAGACAGGATACTCCTGAAATAAGTAAAGCGAAGAAACTAGCTTTACAGTATCTGGAAAAATGTAAACTCACCCGTGCATCAGTACATGAAGATCATAATGGTATCTTCATTATTACTAATCTGAAAGCTGTACAACAGGAAATCCTATTTCAACAAACCCAACTTCCACAATATATTTCGGATAAAAAAACAACTCACATTCTTACCATTAAACCAAGTTTATTTAAAAAAGTGATGAACTTTACCGGCATATTGGGATACTACAACCCTTTTACAGCGGAAGCACAATATAACGCAGGATTACCACATACCTACATCCCTTTTACAACAGCCCATGAAAGTTCTCATCAGCTTGGTTTTGCCAGAGAGCAAGAGGCTAATTTTATCGGATATCTAATAGGAGTTCATTCTAACAATCCGGACTTACGATACAGCACCGAATACTTTACCTTAAAAAGTCTTTTACGGTATATTGTTGAAGAAGATCCTGAATTTGTAAAATCTGTGATCCGAAATTATTCTCCCGGAATGAAAAGAGATCGTGCTTATGAAAAAAGCTTCGCGTTCAGACATCAGGGTTGGCTGGATGACTTCTTTGGGTTCACTAATAATCTGTTCTTGAAGAGCAACCAACAAGAAGGTTCAGTAACCTATTCCTACTTTATAGATCTCCTTCTCAACTACGAAAAATAG
- a CDS encoding MFS transporter — MSNYSKQTNWGQFIPLVTVFFFWGFVAASNDILIPVFQKAFNLSQTESMLVQICFYVAYTVGSLIYMIVSKSLKQDLINKIGYKNGLIVGLLISALGTLLFYPAANMHSFPLMISGLFIVGLGFSLQQIVANPLAIEVGPTETGSQRLTMAGGINNLGTTIGPLIVSFAIFGSASAANTEASIESVKVPYLILGAAFALVALMLKFSSLPAVTPTNVENTDESTPGEHKTSVFQYPQLVMGMIAIFVYVGVEVSTASNLPAYMEKNLGFETKEVAPYISLYWASLMIGRWTGAVEAFDVTAGFKKVLRFLAPYLAFGVFLFVNAIANHDLSPFYVYGFIIIAMIICDILSKGNPARMLLIFSVAGIAALLIGMFTTGMVSVYAFTSVGLFCSTLWPCIFALAINGLGKHTNQGSGFLIMMIMGGGIVSMIQGYIADITNIHFSYIVGVICFAYLAFYAIRVSGILKAQGIDLDKISKGNGH; from the coding sequence GGGATTTGTAGCAGCCAGTAATGATATTCTGATCCCAGTTTTTCAAAAAGCCTTCAATTTATCCCAAACAGAAAGCATGCTGGTTCAGATATGCTTTTATGTAGCGTATACTGTAGGTTCCTTAATTTATATGATTGTATCAAAGAGTCTGAAACAGGATTTGATCAACAAAATCGGATATAAAAATGGTCTTATTGTGGGACTTCTGATTTCTGCATTGGGAACTCTGCTGTTCTACCCTGCTGCCAATATGCATTCTTTCCCTTTAATGATCTCCGGATTATTTATTGTAGGTTTAGGATTCTCTCTTCAGCAGATTGTAGCCAACCCTTTAGCTATTGAGGTAGGCCCTACAGAAACAGGATCACAAAGGTTAACAATGGCCGGAGGAATCAATAATTTAGGAACTACTATTGGACCGCTTATTGTTTCATTTGCTATTTTTGGATCTGCAAGTGCAGCTAATACAGAAGCAAGTATAGAAAGTGTAAAAGTGCCTTATCTTATACTAGGAGCAGCTTTTGCTCTTGTAGCTTTAATGCTTAAATTTTCTTCACTTCCTGCGGTAACCCCAACAAACGTTGAGAATACCGATGAGTCTACTCCGGGAGAGCATAAAACTTCTGTCTTCCAGTATCCTCAATTGGTTATGGGAATGATCGCTATCTTCGTTTATGTAGGAGTTGAAGTTTCTACGGCAAGTAACCTTCCTGCTTATATGGAAAAAAATCTAGGATTTGAGACCAAAGAAGTAGCGCCTTATATTTCATTATACTGGGCATCATTAATGATTGGCCGTTGGACAGGTGCTGTAGAAGCATTTGACGTAACTGCCGGTTTCAAAAAGGTCTTAAGATTCTTAGCTCCTTATTTGGCATTCGGTGTATTTCTATTTGTAAATGCTATTGCAAACCATGATCTTTCTCCGTTCTATGTCTATGGATTCATCATTATAGCAATGATCATCTGTGATATCTTAAGCAAAGGAAACCCGGCAAGAATGCTTTTAATTTTCTCCGTAGCAGGAATTGCGGCATTGCTAATCGGTATGTTTACTACCGGAATGGTATCTGTGTATGCATTTACCAGCGTAGGGCTTTTCTGTTCTACTTTATGGCCATGTATCTTTGCACTGGCAATCAACGGACTTGGAAAGCATACCAACCAGGGGTCAGGATTCCTTATTATGATGATTATGGGAGGCGGAATTGTAAGTATGATACAGGGGTATATCGCAGATATTACAAATATTCACTTCAGTTATATCGTAGGCGTTATTTGTTTTGCTTATCTTGCATTCTATGCAATCCGTGTGAGTGGCATTCTAAAAGCTCAGGGCATTGATCTGGATAAAATATCTAAAGGTAATGGTCATTAA
- a CDS encoding thiopeptide-type bacteriocin biosynthesis protein, whose amino-acid sequence MKRKFIPGSEWLYVKIYTGVKTADIILEEAVIPLLQQLHEENLIKKWFFIRYNDPRVHLRLRFELSDLKCFNKVLLLINDYLEQYGNSEEISEFILDTYQREIERYGEETMEEAEFLFWKSSESILYEYIHFDDEEKIIISLYYIDQILECLGSTIQERLNWIKNSNHTFKQEFNTDKNLNYQLDKKYRTFIDKYLDFLESEDYTPFRNFIMDNINDSKEILQHIKHHSNSLQSFFSSVFHMHINRMFISNQRLFEMIIYDYLCRYYKTLVFKSNKTI is encoded by the coding sequence ATGAAAAGAAAGTTTATTCCCGGAAGTGAGTGGTTGTATGTTAAAATTTATACAGGAGTAAAAACAGCGGATATTATTTTGGAAGAAGCGGTAATACCTTTATTACAGCAACTTCATGAAGAAAATTTAATTAAAAAATGGTTTTTTATCCGTTATAATGATCCGCGGGTTCATCTTCGGCTTAGGTTTGAGCTTTCAGACCTTAAGTGTTTTAATAAAGTTCTTTTACTAATTAATGATTATTTGGAGCAATATGGAAACTCTGAGGAAATATCAGAGTTTATATTGGATACCTATCAACGGGAAATTGAGCGGTATGGGGAAGAAACAATGGAAGAAGCTGAGTTTTTATTTTGGAAGAGTAGCGAGAGTATACTTTATGAATATATTCACTTTGATGATGAAGAAAAAATTATAATATCTCTCTATTATATAGATCAAATATTAGAATGTCTCGGATCAACCATCCAGGAAAGATTAAACTGGATAAAAAATAGTAATCATACTTTCAAACAGGAATTCAACACAGACAAGAATTTGAATTATCAGTTGGATAAAAAATATAGAACATTTATTGATAAATACCTGGATTTTCTTGAGTCAGAGGATTATACTCCTTTCAGAAACTTTATTATGGATAATATTAATGACTCTAAAGAAATCCTGCAGCATATAAAACATCATTCAAATTCACTTCAGAGTTTCTTTTCCAGTGTATTTCATATGCACATCAATAGAATGTTTATTTCAAACCAACGACTGTTTGAAATGATTATCTATGATTACTTATGCAGGTATTATAAAACACTTGTGTTCAAAAGTAATAAAACGATATAA